The following are encoded in a window of Collinsella aerofaciens genomic DNA:
- the ispG gene encoding flavodoxin-dependent (E)-4-hydroxy-3-methylbut-2-enyl-diphosphate synthase, translating into MSLSHPLPRELTRPVHVGGVQIGGGAPVVVQSMTCTDTADVQATLAQVRALAQAGCDIVRVSVPTEAALEGFRTICAESPVPIVADIHFNHKLAIGAVEAGAAKLRINPGNIGDWAKVDAVIDAAGAAGCAIRIGVNAGSLEQDIAERDNLSQPEKLVMSSERFVKHFEDRGFTNIVLSAKAHSVQTTLDTYRALSREIPHVPLHLGVTEAGTKLQGTIKSSVGLGILLSEGIGDTMRVSLTADPVEEPPVAWGILQSLGLRRRGPEIVSCPTCARCQVNLIPIAEEVTERLKNYSAPLSIAVMGCAVNGPGEASDADLGVACGRGQALLFSHGQIIGKVAEDQIVDALMAEVDKLIEEK; encoded by the coding sequence TTGTCTTTATCCCATCCTTTGCCGCGCGAGCTGACGCGCCCCGTGCATGTGGGCGGCGTGCAGATCGGTGGCGGCGCGCCGGTGGTGGTCCAATCCATGACCTGCACCGATACCGCTGATGTCCAGGCAACGCTTGCGCAAGTGCGCGCGTTGGCGCAAGCCGGTTGCGATATCGTGCGCGTGAGTGTGCCCACCGAGGCCGCGCTTGAGGGTTTTCGCACCATCTGTGCCGAGTCGCCGGTGCCGATCGTTGCCGATATCCACTTTAACCATAAGCTCGCCATTGGCGCCGTTGAGGCGGGTGCCGCCAAGCTCCGCATTAATCCCGGCAACATCGGCGATTGGGCCAAGGTCGATGCAGTGATCGATGCTGCGGGCGCTGCCGGGTGCGCGATCCGTATCGGTGTGAACGCCGGCTCGCTCGAGCAGGATATTGCCGAGCGCGACAATCTTTCGCAGCCCGAAAAGCTCGTGATGTCGAGCGAGCGTTTCGTCAAGCATTTTGAAGACCGCGGCTTTACGAACATCGTGCTTTCGGCTAAGGCCCATAGCGTGCAAACGACGCTTGATACCTATCGAGCCCTGTCGCGTGAGATTCCCCACGTTCCGCTTCACCTGGGCGTAACCGAGGCGGGTACCAAGCTTCAGGGCACCATTAAGAGCTCGGTGGGCCTTGGTATTCTGCTGTCTGAGGGTATCGGTGACACCATGCGCGTCTCGCTCACGGCCGATCCGGTCGAGGAGCCGCCGGTCGCCTGGGGTATCCTGCAGTCGCTGGGCCTGCGCCGCCGTGGTCCCGAGATCGTCTCGTGTCCCACGTGCGCTCGTTGCCAGGTCAACCTCATTCCCATCGCCGAGGAGGTTACCGAGCGACTGAAGAACTATTCCGCGCCGCTTTCCATCGCCGTGATGGGATGTGCCGTTAATGGCCCCGGTGAGGCTTCTGATGCCGACCTGGGCGTTGCTTGCGGACGTGGTCAGGCCCTGCTCTTTTCGCATGGCCAGATCATTGGTAAAGTAGCTGAGGACCAAATTGTCGACGCGCTTATGGCCGAGGTCGACAAGCTTATTGAGGAGAAATAA
- a CDS encoding M50 family metallopeptidase: MDTVLSVLSSVFWGLLMLSVLVFLHEGGHFLAARACGVRVTEFFLGLPCRFDIHYTSRRIGTKFGVTPLLLGGYAAICGMDPTDVSCADRVLAAIYRHGRVTVADLAAELELSEEVVLEACALLLGWGSIAPWYEEGEKPSPSYYPTKYQTLPRDAAGYTTFDGRRFDREYSTAEGDVWELPCGEAEFLAQERSHTYLGQGFLKRAFMLLAGIVVNILTGFLLLMSIYSIAGVSVPVDSNVIGQVDEGSIAAKAGIEAGDAILSVDGMSCSSWMDVYDAIGAAAGKDDIAIEYQRDGKNLSTSVALKEDERLGVYASTQVVHLDPITSARLSFSYVVQTAEGVMRLLQPQHTMEILDQSSSIVGISVMSSQAAAAGPATFLSFAALISFSLGFMNLLPIPPLDGGKLVIEIIQKIAGRELPLKVQTIVSYVGIALFALLFIYMLRSDILRFIL, encoded by the coding sequence ATGGATACTGTTCTGAGCGTTCTCTCATCGGTCTTTTGGGGCCTGCTGATGCTTTCCGTCCTTGTGTTTTTGCACGAGGGCGGCCACTTTTTGGCGGCGCGTGCCTGCGGCGTCCGCGTGACCGAGTTCTTTTTGGGCCTGCCGTGCCGCTTTGACATCCATTACACGTCGCGTCGCATTGGAACCAAGTTTGGCGTGACCCCGCTGCTGCTGGGCGGCTACGCTGCCATCTGCGGTATGGATCCGACCGACGTCTCGTGTGCCGATCGCGTGCTCGCGGCTATCTATCGTCATGGTCGCGTGACCGTGGCCGACCTTGCCGCCGAGCTCGAGCTATCCGAGGAGGTTGTGCTCGAGGCATGCGCCTTGCTCTTGGGTTGGGGCTCTATCGCGCCTTGGTATGAGGAAGGGGAGAAGCCCTCGCCGAGCTACTATCCCACCAAGTATCAGACGCTGCCGCGAGACGCGGCGGGTTACACCACCTTTGACGGCCGCCGTTTCGATCGCGAATATTCAACTGCCGAGGGCGATGTGTGGGAGCTGCCGTGCGGCGAGGCCGAGTTCCTTGCGCAAGAGCGCTCGCACACCTATCTTGGCCAGGGTTTTCTCAAGCGCGCCTTTATGTTGCTCGCGGGCATTGTCGTCAATATCCTGACGGGCTTTTTGCTGTTGATGAGCATCTACTCTATCGCCGGTGTTTCGGTGCCGGTCGATAGCAATGTGATCGGTCAGGTCGACGAGGGCTCCATTGCTGCCAAGGCGGGCATCGAGGCCGGCGACGCGATTCTTAGTGTCGATGGCATGTCGTGCTCTTCCTGGATGGACGTGTACGATGCGATCGGAGCGGCCGCCGGCAAGGACGATATCGCCATTGAGTATCAGCGCGACGGCAAGAATCTTTCGACCTCGGTCGCGCTCAAGGAGGACGAGCGCCTAGGTGTGTACGCCTCTACGCAGGTGGTCCATTTGGATCCCATCACGTCGGCTCGCCTGTCGTTCTCCTATGTCGTGCAGACAGCGGAGGGCGTGATGCGCCTGCTCCAGCCGCAGCATACGATGGAGATTCTCGATCAGTCTTCTTCGATTGTGGGTATTAGCGTTATGTCCTCACAGGCCGCTGCTGCCGGCCCTGCCACGTTCCTCTCGTTTGCCGCCCTCATTTCGTTCTCGCTTGGCTTTATGAACCTGCTGCCCATCCCACCGCTCGATGGCGGCAAGCTGGTCATCGAGATCATTCAAAAGATTGCGGGCCGCGAGCTTCCGCTCAAGGTCCAGACGATCGTGAGCTATGTGGGCATCGCGCTCTTTGCGCTGCTGTTTATCTACATGCTTCGTTCCGACATCCTTCGATTTATTCTGTAG
- the dxr gene encoding 1-deoxy-D-xylulose-5-phosphate reductoisomerase has protein sequence MSFQTTYGSDGRLRVAILGCTGSIGTQALDVCRQHADRLRVTALSVNSSTSELVAAAREFSVPAVAVADAAHGADAVLQELPEGTELGVGAQAVCELARRDDVDCVLVAIVGAAGLEASHAALTSNKRLALANKESLVVGGDLLMPLAQPGQLIPVDSEHSAIYQCYLGENPREAHCIWLTCSGGPFFGRTRDELDCVTRADALAHPTWAMGAKITIDSATLMNKGLERIEAMHLFGCDLDFINVVVQRQSKIHSMVEYADGSVMAHLGASDMRIPIQFAFSYPERWDTPAPRLDFRELGQLTFDAADMDTFRCLALAERAGKTGGTMPCVLNAANEVAVDAFLHDGCSFTDIDRVVESCMDAHDAQAVTSFEQLHDIDAWAREKASLVLAATHS, from the coding sequence ATGTCATTCCAGACGACGTATGGCTCCGATGGACGCCTTCGTGTTGCCATTCTGGGCTGTACGGGATCTATCGGCACCCAGGCACTCGATGTGTGTCGCCAGCATGCCGATCGACTGCGGGTAACGGCGCTGTCCGTCAATTCCAGCACCTCGGAGCTCGTTGCCGCCGCCCGCGAGTTCTCGGTTCCGGCCGTTGCCGTTGCCGACGCCGCCCACGGTGCGGACGCTGTGCTGCAGGAGCTGCCCGAGGGCACGGAGCTCGGTGTTGGTGCGCAGGCGGTTTGTGAGCTCGCACGTCGCGATGATGTCGACTGTGTGCTTGTTGCCATTGTGGGCGCTGCCGGGCTCGAAGCGAGCCATGCGGCCCTGACCTCGAACAAGCGTCTTGCACTTGCTAACAAGGAGTCCCTCGTTGTCGGTGGCGACCTGCTGATGCCGCTGGCGCAGCCGGGTCAGCTCATTCCGGTCGACTCCGAGCACTCCGCCATCTACCAGTGTTATCTGGGGGAGAATCCGCGCGAGGCCCACTGCATTTGGCTCACCTGCTCGGGTGGTCCGTTCTTTGGCCGTACGCGCGATGAGCTCGATTGCGTGACACGCGCCGATGCGCTGGCACATCCCACGTGGGCCATGGGCGCTAAGATCACGATCGACTCCGCCACCCTCATGAACAAGGGCCTGGAGCGTATCGAGGCGATGCACCTGTTCGGTTGCGACCTTGACTTTATCAACGTGGTCGTGCAGCGCCAGTCAAAGATTCACTCGATGGTCGAGTATGCCGACGGCTCCGTGATGGCACACCTTGGCGCCTCCGATATGCGCATTCCCATCCAGTTTGCCTTCTCGTATCCCGAGCGTTGGGATACGCCGGCGCCTCGTCTCGATTTTCGTGAGCTGGGGCAGCTTACCTTTGATGCCGCCGATATGGACACGTTCCGCTGCCTGGCGCTGGCCGAGCGTGCCGGCAAGACGGGCGGCACCATGCCGTGCGTGCTTAATGCGGCCAATGAGGTCGCGGTCGATGCGTTCTTACACGACGGCTGCAGCTTTACCGATATCGACCGCGTTGTGGAATCCTGCATGGATGCGCATGACGCGCAGGCGGTTACCTCGTTTGAGCAGCTTCACGACATCGATGCCTGGGCGCGCGAAAAGGCCTCGCTGGTGCTTGCCGCAACCCATTCCTAA
- a CDS encoding phosphatidate cytidylyltransferase has protein sequence MSDRPKATAPKAPASSTPVRRAAASKAPAAKGGSGSWLAGFITRAAAGIVYAVVFILCLVLGIVPTAIFVSVMSGLCCYEFFRMTKLDGKMANERLGIAAAVLFPLSALGDSMLLNALLFALMLAVGIWYVWSPRTRISDVAVTLMGPIYTGFMLSAIVLLRDAVPGFAGALLSVGVCASLWVSDSFAYIVGSRIGKHKMVPKISPKKSWEGFFGGILGSVLIWLILWATHFYKLSLPYALLCGVVVSILGVIGDLIESRIKRGVGVKDSGNLIPGHGGMLDRSDSLIFGCITAQLLLMIGGVL, from the coding sequence GTGTCTGATCGTCCTAAGGCAACTGCTCCCAAGGCGCCTGCCTCTTCGACACCTGTGCGCAGGGCCGCTGCTTCCAAGGCACCGGCTGCGAAGGGCGGCAGCGGCTCATGGCTGGCTGGTTTTATTACCCGTGCTGCTGCCGGTATCGTCTATGCCGTCGTCTTTATCCTGTGTCTGGTTTTGGGTATCGTGCCTACGGCTATTTTTGTGTCCGTCATGAGCGGCTTGTGCTGCTATGAGTTCTTCCGCATGACGAAACTCGATGGCAAAATGGCCAACGAGCGCCTGGGTATCGCTGCCGCCGTGCTCTTTCCGCTCTCGGCACTGGGCGACTCGATGCTTTTGAATGCCCTGCTTTTTGCTCTGATGCTTGCGGTGGGCATTTGGTATGTCTGGTCGCCGCGTACCCGCATATCCGATGTAGCCGTGACGCTCATGGGTCCCATCTACACCGGTTTTATGCTGTCGGCCATCGTGTTGCTGCGCGATGCCGTGCCCGGTTTTGCCGGCGCCCTGCTTTCGGTGGGTGTTTGCGCGTCTCTCTGGGTCTCCGATTCGTTCGCCTATATCGTGGGTAGTCGTATCGGCAAGCACAAGATGGTCCCCAAGATTTCTCCCAAAAAGAGCTGGGAAGGCTTTTTCGGCGGCATCTTGGGATCGGTGCTCATCTGGCTCATTTTGTGGGCGACGCATTTCTATAAGCTGAGCTTGCCCTATGCGCTGCTGTGCGGCGTAGTCGTGTCCATCCTGGGCGTTATCGGCGACCTCATCGAGTCGCGCATCAAGCGTGGCGTGGGCGTCAAGGATTCCGGAAACCTTATTCCGGGCCATGGCGGCATGCTCGATCGTAGCGATTCGCTTATCTTTGGCTGCATTACCGCGCAGCTGCTTTTGATGATCGGAGGCGTGCTGTAA
- a CDS encoding isoprenyl transferase: protein MQYDEHKLVEYFADAPAGVGFSDLDLNNIPRHISCIMDGNGRWATARGLARTEGHKAGIVSLREIITACVRLGVDVLSAYAFSTENWNRPQHEVNVLMHLFAKTFIDELPLLKRENVRVVFLGDISALPKKTRDVFERGLAECADHTGMTLALAVNYGARAEITRAARQLAFDAAAGKIDPAAIDDDMVASHLYTAGLPDPELVIRTSGELRLSNYLLWQVAYAEFYVTDTYWPDFDRWGLVEAILAYQGRDRRFGGLSKTEEA, encoded by the coding sequence GTGCAATACGACGAGCATAAACTGGTCGAGTACTTTGCCGACGCCCCTGCGGGCGTCGGTTTTTCCGACCTAGACCTCAATAACATTCCGCGCCATATCTCGTGCATCATGGACGGCAACGGCCGTTGGGCCACGGCGCGCGGTCTTGCCCGCACCGAGGGTCACAAGGCCGGTATCGTCTCTCTGCGCGAGATTATTACCGCCTGCGTGCGCCTGGGCGTCGACGTGCTTTCGGCCTATGCGTTTTCTACCGAAAACTGGAATCGCCCGCAGCACGAGGTCAACGTTCTCATGCATTTGTTTGCCAAGACGTTTATCGACGAACTGCCGTTGCTGAAGCGCGAAAACGTGCGCGTTGTGTTTTTGGGTGACATTTCTGCGTTGCCCAAGAAGACCCGTGATGTCTTTGAGCGCGGTCTTGCCGAGTGTGCAGACCATACCGGTATGACCCTGGCGCTCGCCGTTAACTATGGTGCCCGTGCCGAGATCACGCGCGCTGCCCGTCAGCTCGCCTTCGATGCGGCCGCCGGTAAGATTGACCCTGCCGCAATTGATGACGATATGGTGGCGTCGCACCTGTACACCGCCGGTCTTCCCGATCCCGAGCTCGTTATTCGTACCTCGGGCGAGCTGCGCCTTTCGAACTATCTGCTGTGGCAGGTCGCTTATGCCGAGTTTTATGTCACCGATACCTATTGGCCCGACTTTGATCGCTGGGGTCTTGTTGAGGCTATCTTGGCTTATCAGGGCCGCGACCGTAGGTTTGGTGGATTGAGTAAGACCGAGGAGGCTTAA
- the frr gene encoding ribosome recycling factor, with translation MAENITAHMDKSLESLKHNFSKVRTGRASANILSDITVDYYGVPTPVTQVAAVKTPEAHMLLIEPWDKALINAIVKAISASDLGITPNSDGTVVRLPFPAPTEERRRELVKECREYAEQAKVSIRNIRRDFNNKLERDEELTEDDVRREQAKVQKHTDEYVAKVEELLKEKEAEVMEI, from the coding sequence ATGGCAGAGAACATCACCGCCCACATGGACAAGTCGCTCGAGTCCCTCAAGCATAACTTCTCCAAGGTTCGCACCGGCCGCGCCAGCGCCAACATTCTGTCCGACATCACCGTCGATTACTACGGTGTTCCCACGCCGGTCACGCAGGTTGCCGCCGTCAAGACCCCCGAGGCCCACATGCTGCTCATCGAGCCGTGGGACAAGGCGCTCATCAACGCCATCGTTAAGGCCATCAGTGCCTCCGACCTGGGCATTACCCCCAACTCTGATGGTACCGTCGTGCGTCTGCCGTTCCCGGCTCCCACCGAGGAGCGTCGTCGCGAGCTCGTTAAGGAGTGCCGCGAGTACGCCGAGCAGGCCAAGGTCTCTATCCGCAACATCCGTCGCGACTTTAACAACAAACTCGAGCGCGACGAGGAGCTTACCGAGGACGATGTTCGTCGCGAGCAGGCCAAGGTTCAGAAGCATACCGACGAGTATGTTGCCAAGGTCGAGGAGCTTCTGAAGGAAAAAGAAGCCGAGGTCATGGAGATCTAA